The proteins below come from a single Phocoena sinus isolate mPhoSin1 chromosome 2, mPhoSin1.pri, whole genome shotgun sequence genomic window:
- the LOC116749161 gene encoding LOW QUALITY PROTEIN: mast cell protease 2-like (The sequence of the model RefSeq protein was modified relative to this genomic sequence to represent the inferred CDS: inserted 2 bases in 2 codons), with protein MLLKLRTRAELTHTAGTIPLPTHXTFIPPRRMSQAAGWGKTRVTEPVSHTLREVKLRLLDDKTCNHFLLPSHNLQICRGNPRKRRSAYKGNSGGPLLCAGVAQVLXSYGSTDTKPPGVFTRISPYVSWINEVLNGS; from the exons ATGTTACTGAAG CTACGAACAAGAGCCGAGCTGACCCACACCGCAGGGACAATCCCCCTGCCTACCC CTACCTTCATTCCACCCAGGAGGATGAGCCAGGCAGCTGGCTGGGGGAAGACAAGGGTGACAGAGCCAGTCTCACATACTCTGAGGGAGGTGAAGCTGAGACTCCTGGATGACAAGACCTGCAACCACTTTCTTTTGCCCAGTCATAACCTCCAAATCTGTAGAGGCAATCCCAGGAAGAGAAGATCAGCATACAAG GGCAATTCTGGGGGCCCCCTTCTGTGTGCTGGAGTGGCCCAGGTAC AGTCTTATGGAAGTACAGACACAAAGCCTCCTGGTGTCTTCACTCGAATCTCCCCATATGTGTCCTGGATTAACGAAGTCCTAAATGGCAGTTAG